DNA sequence from the Thalassotalea sp. 273M-4 genome:
TTGCCTGATAGTACTTTGTTTTCTTGCTTATTTTTAAACAACTGTGTCATATTTAAACCTATCTGATGGTGGTAAGTTTGCTGGCGTTAAAATGCCAGGTTAATAATAGAAGTAAGTTGGAATAATTGATGTTAGAGCAAATAAAATACTGGTTGCAATACCCGTTATTTACTTTTAATGAGCAAGTCATAACGACGCTCGAATTACTCACTGTTCCTTTATGGATTGTGCTGTCTTTTTGGTTTTCCCATGTTTTTATTTCGTCTTTGGCCAATAAAATGCGAATTAAAAACAAAGATCCTAACTTGATCCATTTAGTTCAGCGGCTTTTATATACCATTGTTTTAGCTGTTATTTTTATTACTACCTTGTCCGTGCTTAATGTACCCTTAGCCGCTTTTGCCTTTTTATCTGGGGCGATTGCTATAGGTTTTGGTTTTGGTGCGCAGAATATTATTAATAACTTTATTAGTGGTTGGATATTGATGGGCGAAAAGCCCATTCGTATTGGCGATTTTTTGGAAGTGGAAGGGGTTAAAGGTATTGTTGAAGAAATCAATACGCGATCGACACGGGTACGGCGTACGGATGGCGTTCATATGCTCATTCCAAACAGTAAGTTACTTGAAAATACGGTGATCAACTGGACATTAAGGGATAAGCTTATTCGAGGCACCGTTGCTGTAGGGGTGTCTTATGGGAGTGACTGTCAGAAAGTGCGAGAGATCATGCAAGCCGTTGCCAATGAGCAAGAAGAAACATTGCTAGAACTTGGTCGCGAACCCCAAGTGTTCTTTCAAGATTTTGGCGACAATGCGTTGTTATTTGAAGTCTACTTTTGGATCAACTCGCAAGTGGAAGGTGGCCTTCGCTCGGTGGCCAGTAATATTCGCTTTGCACTTGATAAAGAGTTTAATCGCCAAGGTATCGTGGTCGCATTTCCACAGCGAGATGTTCACCTCGATGGGGTAATAAAACTATCACGTTCTTAGCGTCGTTTATGAAGGTAAAATCTATGCAAGATCCTATCATTGAAAGTCGTCAAACCCTTGGTCAACAAGAACAAGAATTTTCTTGGCTAAATGTCGTCATTGAACAACACGAAGCGGTTAGCGAAACAACCAGCCTTGCCATCCCTATTGCCGCTCAAGAAGGGTTGCTCGCCGATGAAACCCGCCCTCGATGCATTAAAATTGACGACGGCTTGCTGATCTGTTTACGGGCAATTAACTTTAACCGCCCAGCCGAACCAGATGATATGGTGTCATTGCGAATTTGGATGAGTAAAAACTTGGTTATATCGGCCACCAAATCCGGCAGGGGATTAAAGTCGATTAATGAATTACAGCACGAATTACATAAAGGCTTGGTCTTGCGCAATGCGGGCGAGTGGTTTTGTGCCTTACTTGAAAAAGTGACCAGTAAAATAAGCGAGCAATTAGACGAAATAGAAACCAGAGTGGAGCAATTAGAAGAGCAGCTTAACTCTGATCCTGATAGTGTCAATAGACTCGAGATTCTTGAGATCAGAAAACAAGCCGCACAAATTAAACGTTTTATTGCCCCGCAGCGCGAAGCTTTAGACGTGTTTCATTACTACTGTGATTTTATTGATGAAGTTCAGAGCTTTCGGATAAAAGAGCAAACCGATAGGATTTTAAGATACATAGATAGCCTTGACGTTGTGAGAGAAAAAAGCATCTTAATTCTCGATGAACTGCGTTACGCCATCGCCGAAAAACAAAGCGAACGGATGTATGTGTTATCACTGGTCACCGCCATTTTCTTGCCTTTGTCATTTTTAACTGGGGTGTTTGGAATGAATGTTGGTGGCTTACCTGGGGTTGATAATAATGATTTTTTTGTTCATTTAATGGTGGCTATGTTAGGCGTCGGTTTATTTATTTTGCTACTGATGAAATGGAAAAAGTGGCTGTAGCCCAGCACGACCTGCGCCGATAAAAAATAGATAAAAAAACCGTATCAATGGATACGGCTTTTACTGTTGTTGTGATTCTGATTACTTGCGGTATTCAACTTCTACGTCGTAGTCGTCTTCATCCCAATCGTCATCATCTAAGTCATCATCAAAATCTGAAATGGCATCCGCGTGATAATCATCCCACTTAAATTGTACGTCTTCCGCTTCCACAGTCTCGTCAACCTCTTCTGTGGGTAACTGCTCAATGAAAGTCATCAGTTTTTCGGTTAACTCTTTCGTGCCTTCGCGGTTAAACGCCGAAATCTTTAAGTAATCATCTTGCCAATCTAACGCTGTTAAGACGCGGTCAATGACTTCCTGAGCTTCATCTTCTAGTAACAAGTCCAACTTGTTAAACACCAACCAACGAGGTTTATCAGCAAGTTCTTGTGAATACTTTTCAAGTTCTTTCACTATGGTTACTGCATTTTCTGCCGGATCTGACTCATCGGCAGGTAACACATCGATTAAGTGGATAAGAACGCGACAACGCTCTAAGTGCTTCAGGAAGCGAATACCAAGGCCGGTACCTTCAGAAGCGCCAGAAATTAAGCCAGGGATGTCGGCAATCACAAAACTGCGCTGAGCATTTAGTCGAACCACCCCTAAGTTAGGTACTAACGTGGTAAAAGGGTAATCGGCTACTTTGGGTTTGGCCGCTGAAACGCTGCGAATTAAAGTCGATTTACCTGCATTGGGTAAGCCTAAAAGACCTACATCGGCAAGCAACATCAATTCCAGCTTTAAGTTTCGGATTTCACCAGGTGTACCCAAGGTTTTTTGCCTTGGTGCTCGGTTTGTACTCGACTTAAAACGGGTATTACCTAAACCATGCCAGCCACCTTTGGCGACCATAAGTTTTTGCTTATGTTTGGTTAAATCACCGATTTGTTCACCAGTATCTTCATCAATAACTCGTGTACCAACAGGCACTTTTAAAATGCAATCAGACCCACGTTTACCTGTACAATCACGACTCTTACCGTTTTCACCGCGCTGAGCTTTATGAAATCGTTCGAATCGATAGTCAATCAGGGTATTTAGGTTTTCATCCGCAAGTAAGTATACGTCACCACCATCGCCACCGTCGCCACCATTTGGGCCACCAAATTCGATGTATTTTTCACGACGGAAACTTACGCAACCGCTACCGCCATCACCAGCTTCTACTCGGATTTCAACTTCATCTACAAATTTCATTAGCTTACATTAAGCTCCATACAAATATACTTATCCATGAGAAGGTATAAGTATAACCTTGAATTAGTTTATTGGTTTAAATTTACCAACAGAGATTGCTATAAAACAAAAAACCTCGCAAAGGCGAGGTTTTTTAAATGCTTTCGCTTAGTGCTGATTATTCAGCAATAATGCTAACAAATTTACGGTTTTGAGGACCTTTAACTTCAAATTGTACTTTACCGTCGGTTAAAGCAAATAAAGTGTGGTCTTTACCAATACCCATGTTAGTACCAGCGTGGAATTTAGTACCACGTTGACGAACGATAATGTTACCCGCTAAAACTGTTTCGCCACCAAAACGCTTAACACCTAGGCGTTTAGCTTCTGAATCACGACCGTTACGAGTACTACCAGCTGCCTTCTTATGTGCCATTGTGAATAACTCCTATTAAGCGTTGATGCCAGTAATTTTCACTTCAGTGTACCACTGACGGTGGCCTTGCTGTTTACGTGAATGCTTACGACGTTTAAATTTAACAATTTTAACTTTGTCACCACGGCCTTGAGAAACAACTTCAGCTGTTACTTTACCGCCTTCAACGTAAGGTGCACCTACGTTGATTTCGTCGCCATTGGCAACCATTAAAACATTTTCAAATTCTACTGTTGAACCGATTTCTAGTTCAAGTTTCTCTAAACGAAGAGTTTGACCTTCGCTTACACGGTGCTGCTTACCACCGCTTTGGAATACCGCGTACATAGCTACTCCATTCGCGCCAACGTTTTGTGTGCGCATAAATTAAAATAATAGGTCGCGGATTCTACTTGAAGAATTCGCTTAGGGCAAGTCTAATTACGAAAAAACGCCTAAATTTTTATTAATTTTTGCTCACTAGGATCTTTTCGCTTGCCCGCAATCAAAAAAGGATCCTTAATGGTGAGGAAATTCACTTTAATTTTAGTATAGAAGTTTGTTCTGTGTTTTTTTCGTGTACAATCTGCACGGTATTATAAGCAAGTATATAAAATATCGAAATGATGCTGTTGTTTGCACGCTTTTTTACTGGCAAACTATTAAAAATCAATAAGCTAGAATAAGTAATCAGTATCTTCTTAATAAAAACAGTTTTTAACCTAAACATCTAATCAAAAAATTTATGAACATAGATCAAATCCAAGCGTTGGCGAAAGACGATATGACAGCGGTTAATCAGCTGATTTTTGAGCAATTAAAGTCGGATGTCGCTTTGGTCAATCAGTTGGGCATTTATATTGTTAACAGTGGTGGCAAAAGGATCCGTCCTCTTTTGGCCGTGCTAGCTGCTAGGGCATTCAATTGTCAGGATCAAGCACCTGTTCAGTTAGCTGCGATTATTGAGTTTATTCATACCGCCACTTTATTACACGATGATGTTGTCGATGAATCTGATATGCGTCGCGGTAATGAGACCGCCAATGCATTATTTGGTAACAGCGCCAGTGTTTTAGTGGGTGACTTTCTTTATTCTCGCGCTTTTCAAATGATGGTTAGCTTAGATCATATGAAAGTCATGAAAGTACTTTCAGATGCCACCAATATTATTGCCGAAGGTGAAGTACTGCAATTGATGAACTGCAATGATCCTGACACCACGGTTGCAAGCTATATGCAGGTTATCTATTGTAAAACCGCGAAGTTATTTGAAGCGGCTACTCAATTGGCAGCCATAATAACCGAACAAAGCGCAGAAGCCGAACGTGCGATGATCGCTTACGGCAAGCATTTAGGAACGGCCTTTCAATTAATTGATGATTTACTTGATTACACCGCCGATGCCAAAGAAATGGGCAAAAATGTTGGCGATGATCTGGCTGAAGGTAAACCAACTTTACCATTATTGCATGCAATGCAGCATGGTAATGAAGCACAGCGCAAGTTGATCCGTGAAGCGATTGAGTTAGGCAATGGTATGGATCATCTAGATCAAATTTTGCAGATCTTAGATCAAACAGGGGCGTTAGAAACAACCCAAAAAATGGCTGAGCAAGAAGCAGATAAGGCTATTGAAGCTTTATCTATCTTACCTGAAAGTGAATCAAAACAGGCGCTTATTGGCCTTGCAAGAGTTGCAGTTGAACGAAAAGGTTAATCTCGATAGCTTGTTTAAAATTGGCTAAACGCTGACGTTAAACGAGGATAAATTCACCAATAAAAATGGGATCCTAAAGATCCCATTTTTTTCAGCTCATTTTGCTTGTGTTAGCATGCATTACTATGGCATCAAGCCATAAAGTCAATGCCTTCTTGAATGTCTTTATTCAAAGTCGCTAGCATGTCGGCTTTGGCTTTTTGCTCAAATGCACTTAACTCGCCGTAAGGTAAGAACTCTTCAACACCGTTTAGTCCAAGACGAACAGGTTGTGCAAAAAACTCAGCATCATTAGTGTTACCTTGTACGTAAGCGTAATCGATAACATCTTTTTCGCCTTGTAAGCCTTTTACCAAAGACATACAGAAACGTGCCGCAGCTGCGCCCATTGATAGGGTTGCAGAACCACCACCCGCTTTTGCGTTTACCACTTCAGTACCGGCATTTTGAATGCGAGGTGTTAAAGCTGCAATTTCTTCATCAGTAAATTCAACACCTTCTACTTGTGACAGCAATGGTAGAATGGTTGTGCCAGAGTGACCGCCAATAACCGGTACCTTTGTGTTGTTTACATCAAGGCCTTTCAGTTCGGCCACGAAAGCTTCTGAGCGAATGACATCAAGTGTGGTTACACCAAATACACGATTGGCGTCATAAGTGCCGGCTTTTTTAAACACTTCAGCAACAATAGGTACTGTGCCGTTTACTGGGTTTGTGATCACACCAACTAAGGCTTTTGGACAGTTAGCAACAATGCCCTCTGCTAGGGTTTTGATGATGCCAGCGTTTACGGCGAATAGATCAGCACGATCCATGCCTGGCTTTCTTGGCATACCCGCTGGGATCAATACAATATCGGCGCCGGCTAATGCAGGTGCTAAGTCATCGGCACCAAAGCCCGCTACCTTTACATCGGTAGGGATGTGAGATAAATCAACTGCGACGCCTGGAACAACTGGCGCTACATCATATAAAGACAATTCAGAACCAGCAGGTAATTGGGTTTTTAATAGTAATGATAAGGCTTGGCCGATACCACCAGCAGCACCTAAAACAGTTACTTTCATAGATTTTCTCCAAGGGATGTTGAGTATTTGCTTTATTTTTTCGACAACAATACAGAAACAGTCTTTAAAATTCAAACAATTTCGTTACATCGCATTTATCCCTAATGCCTGACTTAAGTGAAAATATGAGTTACACTGTGGATGCCTATACCATGTTCAGTTAAACCCTATTTTTATGCGGTTTTTGTCGACATTTGGTGTTAGAATTTGTTTCGTCCTAAAGAATAATTATTAATAAATAGTGGTTATTTAACCATGATAATCTAATAGAAAAAGTTATGAGTTTACAACAAAAGCAAGAAGCGCTAGTTAATGCATTTAAAGAGCTATTAAAACAAGAACAGTTTGGCTCGCAAGGTGAGATTGTTGATGCCCTAAAGGGTATGGGGTTTGACAATATTAGCCAATCAAAAGTGTCACGTATGTTAAGCAAATTTGGCGCTGTTCGCATTCGCAACGCACGTCAAGAAATGGTTTACTGCCTACCAGCCGAACTGGGCGTACCAACGGCGAAAAGTCCATTAAAACAATTGGTTCTCGATATTCAAAGTAACGACGTGATGATCATTGTACATACTAGCCCTGGAGCGGCGCAATTGATTGCACGGCTATTGGACTCACTGGGCAAATCGGATGGTGTGTTAGGGACAATAGCTGGAGATGACACGATTTTTATTGCCCCAACTAAAATCAGTGAAATAGACAACACGATCAAAAGATTGAAAGTGTTGTTTCAAAAAATTCAATAAGCTCAATGGCTAATGGGGTGCAATAACAAGACTCAAAAGGGTCTTGTTATTATTGGGATCTTTCAGCTAAATGCGCTAAGAAGTCCAATGATGGTGCAAAAAAAGCGGCACCTGTTTCTGCTTGAGTATATTTAAGTAAGTGGTCAGTATGACCATGCTCATCGCCGACAATCATACTCTGAAGGATCAATTCAAAATTATCTGGGCTTTGACAGTAGGATAAGAAAAATAGCCCCTGAGTTTTCATATGACCATAGGGCATACTTTGACACAATATCTCTACCGGTTGTTCATCTTGGTCAGTTAAGTTTGTTCTGGCTGAATGGGACGTTTCGGCTTTATCTTCTGGTTTGTACTCGATGTTATCACGCTTACTTCGGCCGTAAATATCTTCTTGTTGCTTGGTGCTTAACGATTGCCACAACGACAAGTTGTGTTTGTAACGTTGCATATGCACATAGCTACCACTGGCAAAAATCGGGTCGTCATGTTCTTTGACTAAAGCAACGGTGCGTTTGTGCATGCCTTTGGGGTTGTCTGAACCGAGTACAAAACCGGTCAGGTCGCGCCCATCTAAAAAGCGAAAACCTTTTACTTGTTCGACCAATTCAACGGCCTCACTAAGTAATTCACAGACCTTCGTGCTGACAATATGATTAACATCGGCTCTATCACTTCGAATTTCAATAAATAAATCAAAATGGGTGGCAACTGCAATGCGATCGTCAGATGCCATAGGTCTAAATGGGCGTAGGTTTTTCGGTCTGGCTTGAGGGTAGAAGTCATCCCAATAGGTCGCACCAATGGCAATGACCGTATTTAAATTGGACTCAGAAAATTGGTGGCTGTATTGTTCAACCATATCGGGCAATTGCGATAATGCCTTTCTAAGGTAATCGTTTTTACCATCTAAGACATTAAATAAGAGATAATAACTGTGTAAATTGGGTTCGGCACAAACGCCAAATTGTTCTCGAGCCATAAAATGTAAACCAAAACCTTCTGAGATTTCTAAGTATATGAATTTTTTAGCTATCTAAAAAGAGGGAAAGCAATTTATTTAACCGTTATTTTACCTTTGTTAAGGGCTGGTTGGGTGAAAATTTGCTTGTCATGCCAACGTAGCATGGTTAAACATCCACCCCAAACACAGCCAGTATCTAGAGCATAGACCTGCGAGTTTTCAGTTTTGCCCTCAAGCGATGCCCAGTGGCCAAATATCCATTGATTATGAACTAAGTTGGGGTTGTTATGATACCAAGGTACCAGATTGACATCTTTCACCCGAGCCGGGTTATCTTTTTGATAAAGCTCTAATTCGCCGTCAAGCGTGCAGTAACGCATGCGTGTTAACGCATTAACACTATAGCGAAATCGGTCTTCTTCGCTTTGAGCATCGGCCCAATTACTTGGGGTATTACCGTACATCGTCTGTAGCCAATAACGCTGATTGTCAGAATTGAGCTTTTGTTGCACCATATCAGCCTGTTCTATGGCTTCAGTAATGTTCCACTGGGGGGATATGCCCGCATGCGTCATAAAGCTATTCTCGCCAGGAAGCTGGATTAATAGTGGCTGCTTAGAGAGCCAATAAATTAATTCTTCGACATCGGGGGCGGTTAAAAGTTGCTCAAGCTTATCACTTGGCTTGGCGGTTTTGATGCCCGCATGAACCGCAAGCAAATGGAGGTCGTGATTACCCAGTACGACCTGGGCGGCATTGCCAAGCGATTTAATAAAACGCAAGGTGGCTAAAGAATCTGGGCCCCTTGCAACAAGATCTCCGGTAAACCATATTTGATCAACATCGGGATTAAATTCGATGTTTTCTAATAATAACCGTAATTCTTGATGACAGCCTTGAATGTCACCGATAAGGTAAATTGCCATCTTTCAACTAATTTACTATATGGGGGATGGCAAGGCTGAATACCGGTATTTCTACTCGATATTCTTTGCCTTGTAAATCTTTCATCGTGTAGTAACCTTCCATGGTACCAATAGGGGTTTTTAAAATAGAGCCACTGCTGTACTCGTAAACTTCGCCACTTGGGATAATTGGCTGTTGGCCGACGACACCTTCGCCTTCAACACTGACTTTATTTCCATTGCCGTCGGTAATTAACCAACTACGGGATAAAAGTTGCAGGGTTTTATTGCTTTTGTTGGCAATGTTAATGCGGTAACTAAAGACATAGCGCTGTTGATATTGATCGGATTGTTCTTCCACAAATTGAACTTTTGTGGTTATTGC
Encoded proteins:
- a CDS encoding mechanosensitive ion channel family protein; translated protein: MLEQIKYWLQYPLFTFNEQVITTLELLTVPLWIVLSFWFSHVFISSLANKMRIKNKDPNLIHLVQRLLYTIVLAVIFITTLSVLNVPLAAFAFLSGAIAIGFGFGAQNIINNFISGWILMGEKPIRIGDFLEVEGVKGIVEEINTRSTRVRRTDGVHMLIPNSKLLENTVINWTLRDKLIRGTVAVGVSYGSDCQKVREIMQAVANEQEETLLELGREPQVFFQDFGDNALLFEVYFWINSQVEGGLRSVASNIRFALDKEFNRQGIVVAFPQRDVHLDGVIKLSRS
- a CDS encoding CorA family divalent cation transporter; protein product: MQDPIIESRQTLGQQEQEFSWLNVVIEQHEAVSETTSLAIPIAAQEGLLADETRPRCIKIDDGLLICLRAINFNRPAEPDDMVSLRIWMSKNLVISATKSGRGLKSINELQHELHKGLVLRNAGEWFCALLEKVTSKISEQLDEIETRVEQLEEQLNSDPDSVNRLEILEIRKQAAQIKRFIAPQREALDVFHYYCDFIDEVQSFRIKEQTDRILRYIDSLDVVREKSILILDELRYAIAEKQSERMYVLSLVTAIFLPLSFLTGVFGMNVGGLPGVDNNDFFVHLMVAMLGVGLFILLLMKWKKWL
- the cgtA gene encoding Obg family GTPase CgtA, coding for MKFVDEVEIRVEAGDGGSGCVSFRREKYIEFGGPNGGDGGDGGDVYLLADENLNTLIDYRFERFHKAQRGENGKSRDCTGKRGSDCILKVPVGTRVIDEDTGEQIGDLTKHKQKLMVAKGGWHGLGNTRFKSSTNRAPRQKTLGTPGEIRNLKLELMLLADVGLLGLPNAGKSTLIRSVSAAKPKVADYPFTTLVPNLGVVRLNAQRSFVIADIPGLISGASEGTGLGIRFLKHLERCRVLIHLIDVLPADESDPAENAVTIVKELEKYSQELADKPRWLVFNKLDLLLEDEAQEVIDRVLTALDWQDDYLKISAFNREGTKELTEKLMTFIEQLPTEEVDETVEAEDVQFKWDDYHADAISDFDDDLDDDDWDEDDYDVEVEYRK
- the rpmA gene encoding 50S ribosomal protein L27; the encoded protein is MAHKKAAGSTRNGRDSEAKRLGVKRFGGETVLAGNIIVRQRGTKFHAGTNMGIGKDHTLFALTDGKVQFEVKGPQNRKFVSIIAE
- the rplU gene encoding 50S ribosomal protein L21, with the translated sequence MYAVFQSGGKQHRVSEGQTLRLEKLELEIGSTVEFENVLMVANGDEINVGAPYVEGGKVTAEVVSQGRGDKVKIVKFKRRKHSRKQQGHRQWYTEVKITGINA
- the ispB gene encoding octaprenyl diphosphate synthase encodes the protein MNIDQIQALAKDDMTAVNQLIFEQLKSDVALVNQLGIYIVNSGGKRIRPLLAVLAARAFNCQDQAPVQLAAIIEFIHTATLLHDDVVDESDMRRGNETANALFGNSASVLVGDFLYSRAFQMMVSLDHMKVMKVLSDATNIIAEGEVLQLMNCNDPDTTVASYMQVIYCKTAKLFEAATQLAAIITEQSAEAERAMIAYGKHLGTAFQLIDDLLDYTADAKEMGKNVGDDLAEGKPTLPLLHAMQHGNEAQRKLIREAIELGNGMDHLDQILQILDQTGALETTQKMAEQEADKAIEALSILPESESKQALIGLARVAVERKG
- the mdh gene encoding malate dehydrogenase, which translates into the protein MKVTVLGAAGGIGQALSLLLKTQLPAGSELSLYDVAPVVPGVAVDLSHIPTDVKVAGFGADDLAPALAGADIVLIPAGMPRKPGMDRADLFAVNAGIIKTLAEGIVANCPKALVGVITNPVNGTVPIVAEVFKKAGTYDANRVFGVTTLDVIRSEAFVAELKGLDVNNTKVPVIGGHSGTTILPLLSQVEGVEFTDEEIAALTPRIQNAGTEVVNAKAGGGSATLSMGAAAARFCMSLVKGLQGEKDVIDYAYVQGNTNDAEFFAQPVRLGLNGVEEFLPYGELSAFEQKAKADMLATLNKDIQEGIDFMA
- the argR gene encoding transcriptional regulator ArgR, which translates into the protein MSLQQKQEALVNAFKELLKQEQFGSQGEIVDALKGMGFDNISQSKVSRMLSKFGAVRIRNARQEMVYCLPAELGVPTAKSPLKQLVLDIQSNDVMIIVHTSPGAAQLIARLLDSLGKSDGVLGTIAGDDTIFIAPTKISEIDNTIKRLKVLFQKIQ
- a CDS encoding Dyp-type peroxidase — encoded protein: MAREQFGVCAEPNLHSYYLLFNVLDGKNDYLRKALSQLPDMVEQYSHQFSESNLNTVIAIGATYWDDFYPQARPKNLRPFRPMASDDRIAVATHFDLFIEIRSDRADVNHIVSTKVCELLSEAVELVEQVKGFRFLDGRDLTGFVLGSDNPKGMHKRTVALVKEHDDPIFASGSYVHMQRYKHNLSLWQSLSTKQQEDIYGRSKRDNIEYKPEDKAETSHSARTNLTDQDEQPVEILCQSMPYGHMKTQGLFFLSYCQSPDNFELILQSMIVGDEHGHTDHLLKYTQAETGAAFFAPSLDFLAHLAERSQ
- a CDS encoding symmetrical bis(5'-nucleosyl)-tetraphosphatase, coding for MAIYLIGDIQGCHQELRLLLENIEFNPDVDQIWFTGDLVARGPDSLATLRFIKSLGNAAQVVLGNHDLHLLAVHAGIKTAKPSDKLEQLLTAPDVEELIYWLSKQPLLIQLPGENSFMTHAGISPQWNITEAIEQADMVQQKLNSDNQRYWLQTMYGNTPSNWADAQSEEDRFRYSVNALTRMRYCTLDGELELYQKDNPARVKDVNLVPWYHNNPNLVHNQWIFGHWASLEGKTENSQVYALDTGCVWGGCLTMLRWHDKQIFTQPALNKGKITVK
- the apaG gene encoding Co2+/Mg2+ efflux protein ApaG, whose translation is MTKSDCAVAITTKVQFVEEQSDQYQQRYVFSYRINIANKSNKTLQLLSRSWLITDGNGNKVSVEGEGVVGQQPIIPSGEVYEYSSGSILKTPIGTMEGYYTMKDLQGKEYRVEIPVFSLAIPHIVN